The Clostridium sporogenes region TAATTATTGGCCAATTATATTAATAGTTATTGGTGTCAAAAAACTTCTAGAAAAATCAGTTTCATATGTAAACGGAATTGTATTAATATTGTTAGGAGTAATGTTTCAATTAAGGAATTTAAATATATTATATAATGTATCTAAATTTTTTTGGGCAGGAATTTTCCTTTTAGTAGGTTTTTATTTATTATCTTATAAGGAAAGCTTTAGATCAAAAGATAAAACTTTTTTTGGAGGACAAAGTTCAGAGGATTTTGTAAAAACAGGAGCAATATTTTCAGGAGCTAGAACTAAAAATAATTCAAAAGCTTTTAAGGGGGGAAGTATAACAACTATATTTGCAGGAGTAGATTTAGATTTATTAGATGCTCAATTAGGTTTTGATGGCGCTTATATAGATGTATTCGTAGCCTTTGGAGGAGTAGATATAGTAGTTCCTGAAAATTGGAATGTTGTCATAACTGGCATACCAATATTTGGTGGATGGAGTAATAAAACTAGAAATAGAAATATGAATAATGGAGGACCAACTCTAAAAGTTAATTGCATAGTAGCCTTTGGTGGGTTAGATGTAAAACATTATTTTGATTAAAATTTTAAATTATAATATACTGTGTTTAATTTTAATATAGTAAAGATAAAAAAATACACGTAATAAACATATGAATAAACTCTAGTAGTTCTTAATGGATCTAGATTCAGAACTTATGAGAGAAATGAATTAGTTTATTAAGTGTATTTTTGTCTTGGTGGTGTCAAAATTAAATTTATTTTGACACCTTTTTTTATTGCTTAAAATTTAATTGTGTATAATTACTAATTATTAAAATAAATAATTATAAAGATTACGGGACAAAATATAGAAGAAGGGAATTAATAATTATAGTAGTGTTCTTATACTATAGAGATATTAAAAAATTTTTTAAAATTAGAATTTAAATGATTTAATTCTATAGTAAAAATATTATTTTAATATCTTTATAAACGGATATCTTTTTAAAGCTATATTAAGTTTTATAGAATACAGCTAAATTAAATTAATAGTTTTAGCATGTAGCTTTAAAAAGTTAGATGAAGTTTTGTATATTGAGCTTTAGTATATTATTAATATCCCTTCTAATTTTATATTTATATAAAATTAAAAAAATTGCATTTCTAAAAATTTACTTTTTTTATAATTTATTGATTGAAGTTGCATGAATTCATAAAAATCTCTATATTCAACCAAAATTTCACATTAATAACTTTTAGTTTTTAGTTCATTTTATTATAATTAACTTATAATAAAGTTTATTACAATATAGTTTAATTAAGGTATATTATTAATAAACCGACAATAGTATTGAAAATTATATTTAGCTGTTAATATTTATAGTATAATATAATATAAATTATGAGAATTTTTTATAAAACGGGGGGCTTTTTATGAAAAACAAAAGTATAAAACGTATAATTTCCACTTTACTTATATTTGTAGCTTTAATTCCTATATTAATTGTTGGTATATATACTAATTATTCACAAACTAAAAGTTTAAAAAGTAATTTTGAATCAACAACAAAGAATTCTGTACTTAGTTTTCAAGCTATGATAGCACAAAAAAATAAAAACAATATGGAATCAATTAACACTTTGGCCAATGATGGTAATGCTAAAAATTTATTCAAAAATAAGGATAATGCTAATTGGCTTTTCTATGCATTAGAGGCCTTTAGAAGTTCTCATTCTGAAATTACAAATGTTTATCTAGGAACAGTTAAAGGAAATACTATATTTTCACCTAAAACTGATGTAGTTAATAGCATTGATCCAAGAACAAGACCTTGGTATAAGAAGGCAGTAGAAATGAAAGGAGATCCTATTATTACAGAACCATACAAAGATACAGCAGGTACTAATAGTTTAATGGTAACTATAGCTAAAGCTGTTATGGATGAGAAGGATTCTTTAGTTGGAGTAATTGGTATGGACATAAAATTAGATGATTTATCGGCTATTGCTAAAAATACTAAGATTGGTAAAGAAGGCTTTGTGGTATTAGTTGATAAAAATGGTTCAATTATAGGGCATAAAGATAAAGAAAAATTAAACAAAAATATAAAAGATTTAAATTGGCCTAAAGAAATACTAAATAAGGGAATTATAGATAAAGTAAAAATTAATGGAAAAGAGTATAAAGTCATAACAGAAAAAGATGGAGCAACATCCTGGAGCATTGTAGGATTTTTACCTTATAGTGAAATACAATCTGAACTTAATAAATATTATAGAATTATAGTTACAATATCCCTTTTATCTTTAGCAGGAGCGTTAGCAATAGGAGCAGTATTCTCTAAAAAAATAATAAATCCTATAAGAAAAATAGAAGATGCATTAGCCTGTATGAAGAATGGAGATTTTACCCAGAGCATAGATAAAGGTGAAACTTCAATTTATGAGATGGAATTAATAATGGATGGAATTAATATAGTGAGAGAAGAAACAGTAAAAATTTTAGATAGTCTTAAGAGTGTTTCTGGTGATGTGAAAGAATCTTCTGATATTTTAAAGAATATAACAGAGCAATCAGAAATGGCAGGAAATGAAATAGTACAAGTAGTACAAAATATAGCAGATGCAACTTCAGATCAAGCTCAGTCTATGGAAGGAAGTTTAAATTCTATAAGTGATTTATCAGATAAAGTAGAAAATTCCATGGAAAACTCTAAGGAAATGGTCAAAGAGTCTGATATAGTTAGGAATATTATAAAGGATAGTGGACAGGCTGTAAAAGGGTTAAAAAGTAAATTTGAATTGAATTCTAAATCAAACCAGGAATTAGCTAATAAAATTGACACATTGGCAGAAAGTTCAAATCAAATAAGTATGATAACAGAAACAATACAATCTATAACAGAACAAACATCTTTATTAGCACTTAATGCTAGTATAGAATCTGCAAGGGCAGGAGAAGCAGGAAAAGGATTTGCAGTAGTAGCAGAAGAGGTAAGGAAGCTTGCAGAACAATCTTCAACTTCAGCTTCAGAAATAGAAAGGGTTATTTCTAACATAAATAAAGAAGTAAAAGATATACTAGATAAAATGTATGAAACTATAGAACTTGAAAAGGATACTAAGGACAAAATTAATATTACAGATAATGCCTTTAATACTATAAGAGAATCTATAGATAAATTAGAAGAAAGCATAAGAAATGTTAATGAATCACAAAAAATTATATATAATAATAAAAATGATATATTAAATAAAATAAATGAGGCATCCTCTGTTTCAGAGGAGATAGCAGCAACTACTGAAGAAATAACTGCATCAGCAGAGGAACAGGCAGCTGGACTTAAAGAGGTAGTAGGATCTGCAGAAAAATTAAATTCTTATTCAGATACATTAAATTCATTAGTAAAACAATTTAAGATATAAACAGAGTTCTTGGCTTTAGAGGGAGTTTTTACTCCATCTAAAGCTTAGAAGTCGTTATCCAGAGACGTAACCGCTCTTTATTCCCACTTTGAAGAAGATGGGAGTATTAGAGCGGGCAGTCATCGGATAGATAAAAAAGGGTTGTCTCAAAGTAAAAATAGATTTAATTTTAATTCCGCAAATAGAAAAAATATATTCATAAACTATTCATTTTGCTAAGTAGTTCTAAATTTGGCTGCATTAAAAATTTTCTACCCGGTAGAGGCGCCATCCTTGGCTTCACTACCGGCTCCTCACGTTCTGTGAGGAATTACGCAAATTTTTAATTCCGCCAAATTAAGAACTACTAAAGCTTATTCATATGTTTATTCCATATATTTTTTTCTATTTGCTACATTAAAATTAAATCTATTTTAATATGCACTCTTTTTTATAATAGGAATTTAGTTGTTTTTTTATAATTTAATTTGATTACTTTTTTAATAATTTGATGTCGTTTAATAATTTAATATATTCCTCATTTAACTTCTCTTTAACTATCAAATCTTTCTCAAAAGATATTTCTGAAATTATTTTTGAAAGTCTATTTTCTAAGATTAATAATTTTTCCTTCTTTTCACGCTCACTATGGTTATCCTGTTTTTTAGTTTCATAGTTTACTCTTTCTTCAGTGAAAGCAGTATAAGTACCCGAAAAACAATTTAGTTTAGTATCTTTTATTTCAATTATATAATTACATATACTAGAAATAAAAGATCTATCATGAGATATCATTACAATTGTTTTGTCTGTATTAATAAGTGCATTTTCTAAAGCTTCAATAGATTTTATATCTAAATAATTGGTAGGTTCATCTAAAATCAAAGTATTAGTATCACTTAAAATTATTTTGGAAAGTGCAACTTTAACTTTTTCTCCTCCACTTAATATAGAAACATTTTTGTATATAGTGTCTCCTTTAAACCCAAATCCAGCTAATTGTATTCTCATAAAGCTTTCATCATAAGAACTAGTTGATTTTATATTATCTAATATTGTTTTGTCTTTATCTAAAATGTCTTGATTTTGATCAAAATATCCTATAGAAATATACTTTGATAATCTAATGTTTTCTGTATCTCTTTTTAATATTTCTTTTATTAAAGTTGTTTTACCACAGCCATTTTCACCAATAATAGCTGCTTTTTTACCGTTTTTTATTTTGAAATTTCCATCTTTTATAAGAAGTTTATCACCTATATATAAATCTAAATTTTTTACTTCTATTACTGTTTTAGAAGGTATTTTATTACCTTCAGTAATTTTTATCTTAATATCTTTGCTAGAAATAGGTTTTTCTTTCACTTCAAGATGATTAATTCTACTTTTTAAAGATTTTATATTTCCATCTAAGTGTTTTTTTGATTTCTGATCTCCCATTTTATGAAGTCTTGCTTCCGAATTTCCCATTCTTTTAGGTGCTTTTCTAATAGAATCTTGTTGATTTTTTTTTACCATCATAGCCTTTTCAAGTCGCTTTTTTTCAGTTATATATTCTTCATATTCTCTTTTTTCAACTTCTCTTTCTTTAGCTTTTAGTTTAAGATATTTTGAATAACCACACTTATATAATTTAACTTTTCCATTTTCTATTTCTAATATATTATCACAAAGATTATTTAAAAAATCTCTATCATGAGAAACTAATAAAAGTCCTCCTTTATATTCACTTATAAGTTTTTCAATGCTTTTTATAGTATTAGTGTCAAGATTAGCTGTTGGCTCATCTGCTATAAGAAAATTGCTATTAGAACTAAGGGCTTGATTAATACTAATTTTCACCTTTTCTCCACCGGATAAAAATTCATTATAATTATCTGGTGCACCTAATATACTCTTGATTCTGCCATCATTGCAGGAACCAGTATAGTTTTCACTTTGGCTTATATATGAATAATTAGCATGAAAAAATACTTTTCCCTCATCAATATCTAGTTCACCTAAAATAACTTTAATAA contains the following coding sequences:
- a CDS encoding methyl-accepting chemotaxis protein; this encodes MKNKSIKRIISTLLIFVALIPILIVGIYTNYSQTKSLKSNFESTTKNSVLSFQAMIAQKNKNNMESINTLANDGNAKNLFKNKDNANWLFYALEAFRSSHSEITNVYLGTVKGNTIFSPKTDVVNSIDPRTRPWYKKAVEMKGDPIITEPYKDTAGTNSLMVTIAKAVMDEKDSLVGVIGMDIKLDDLSAIAKNTKIGKEGFVVLVDKNGSIIGHKDKEKLNKNIKDLNWPKEILNKGIIDKVKINGKEYKVITEKDGATSWSIVGFLPYSEIQSELNKYYRIIVTISLLSLAGALAIGAVFSKKIINPIRKIEDALACMKNGDFTQSIDKGETSIYEMELIMDGINIVREETVKILDSLKSVSGDVKESSDILKNITEQSEMAGNEIVQVVQNIADATSDQAQSMEGSLNSISDLSDKVENSMENSKEMVKESDIVRNIIKDSGQAVKGLKSKFELNSKSNQELANKIDTLAESSNQISMITETIQSITEQTSLLALNASIESARAGEAGKGFAVVAEEVRKLAEQSSTSASEIERVISNINKEVKDILDKMYETIELEKDTKDKINITDNAFNTIRESIDKLEESIRNVNESQKIIYNNKNDILNKINEASSVSEEIAATTEEITASAEEQAAGLKEVVGSAEKLNSYSDTLNSLVKQFKI
- a CDS encoding LiaF transmembrane domain-containing protein, producing the protein MKGKSSLGIIFLVIGLGIFLEALNLWDFGNIISNYWPIILIVIGVKKLLEKSVSYVNGIVLILLGVMFQLRNLNILYNVSKFFWAGIFLLVGFYLLSYKESFRSKDKTFFGGQSSEDFVKTGAIFSGARTKNNSKAFKGGSITTIFAGVDLDLLDAQLGFDGAYIDVFVAFGGVDIVVPENWNVVITGIPIFGGWSNKTRNRNMNNGGPTLKVNCIVAFGGLDVKHYFD
- the cplR gene encoding ABC-F type ribosomal protection protein CplR (Contributes to intrinsic pleuromutilin, lincosamide and streptogramin A resistance.), whose protein sequence is MVSIKLDKVKKYYEDKLILDIDNLEIKENSRIGIVGENGAGKTTLIKVILGELDIDEGKVFFHANYSYISQSENYTGSCNDGRIKSILGAPDNYNEFLSGGEKVKISINQALSSNSNFLIADEPTANLDTNTIKSIEKLISEYKGGLLLVSHDRDFLNNLCDNILEIENGKVKLYKCGYSKYLKLKAKEREVEKREYEEYITEKKRLEKAMMVKKNQQDSIRKAPKRMGNSEARLHKMGDQKSKKHLDGNIKSLKSRINHLEVKEKPISSKDIKIKITEGNKIPSKTVIEVKNLDLYIGDKLLIKDGNFKIKNGKKAAIIGENGCGKTTLIKEILKRDTENIRLSKYISIGYFDQNQDILDKDKTILDNIKSTSSYDESFMRIQLAGFGFKGDTIYKNVSILSGGEKVKVALSKIILSDTNTLILDEPTNYLDIKSIEALENALINTDKTIVMISHDRSFISSICNYIIEIKDTKLNCFSGTYTAFTEERVNYETKKQDNHSEREKKEKLLILENRLSKIISEISFEKDLIVKEKLNEEYIKLLNDIKLLKK